CGGATGAGCTCGAAGGTCGAGTACGACGCTCCGCGGTCCACCGGGTCGTTCACGCAGGCTGACGACGTCCCGGCAGGCAACCGCTCGAAGACGGTCCGCACCCCGGGGCGCAGCCACTGCATCGACAGGTGCCAGGTCGAGGACGCGTTGGGCACGACCTGCTCGCCGCTCGCCCTGTCGTAGAAGGCGTTGTTGACGATGCCGTGCCGACCCGGGCCGACCCCGGTGAGCGCGCAGGTGTGGTTGACCAGGGTGACCGAGGGGAACTCCGCCACCGCGCCACCGCGCAGGGCGCAGCCACGCGAGAGCAGCCGCGCGACGCCGGGCAGCTCGCCGCTCTGCCCGAGCGCGATGACCTCCGCCGACGGGGCGCCGTCCCACAGCAGTCCGACCACGTGGCGCCCGCCCGGGGTGACGTGCGCGATCGGAGCGCCGTCCATCCCGTCGTACGACCCTCCTGCGAGGTGGGCCAGGGTCGCGCCGACGTCGACGGTGCGGCAGACGTCGTCGACGACGCCGCGCGCGGTGACGCCGGCGCCCGAGAGCAGCAGGGGAGCGCGCGACTGCAGGCCGTTGAGCGAGCCGTGCTCACCGAGGTGACCGCCCTGCGCGGGCCAGTGGTGCTCACCGGTGTGCACGACGCAGAGGTCCGGGGCGCGTTCCTCGGCGAACAGCGAGTGCAGGCGCGCGGCGGCGAAGGGATAGCCGGTGTCGGAGAAGGGATCGGTGTCGGCGACGGGGTCGCGGCCGGCGAGGACCTCGGCGCGGCCGTCGGGGTGCAAGGCGCTGTGGCCGCGGGAGTCCGCGACGTGGACGAGGCCGCGCTCGAGCCAGCAGACGAGGTCGACGACGTGGGCGAGCGCCGGGTCGAGGAGCACGTCCATCGCCCGGTCGCGCAGCGTCGGCA
This genomic interval from Mycobacteriales bacterium contains the following:
- a CDS encoding alkaline phosphatase family protein; its protein translation is MPLPSRDLSATTSPGSSGTHLPTLRDRAMDVLLDPALAHVVDLVCWLERGLVHVADSRGHSALHPDGRAEVLAGRDPVADTDPFSDTGYPFAAARLHSLFAEERAPDLCVVHTGEHHWPAQGGHLGEHGSLNGLQSRAPLLLSGAGVTARGVVDDVCRTVDVGATLAHLAGGSYDGMDGAPIAHVTPGGRHVVGLLWDGAPSAEVIALGQSGELPGVARLLSRGCALRGGAVAEFPSVTLVNHTCALTGVGPGRHGIVNNAFYDRASGEQVVPNASSTWHLSMQWLRPGVRTVFERLPAGTSSACVNDPVDRGASYSTFELIRSMTGSGTGSLITSLPPAVQDPHATQEFVAANADYTWATQVDASGLEQVLGLWREDVPPRLTWWNTTLTDSGHHAGGPGSPIARAALRDADRRLSVWLDLLDERGLTDDVTILLTADHGMQGAVPGVEGDWDAALTAAGIPFRDEAYGFLYLGVT